The bacterium genome segment CCAGGTTAATTTCAGCGGTCATTCGATTGAATGCCGCATTAACGCGGAAGACCCGGAAAATAATTTTGTGCCTTCACCCGGGGAAATAACTAAATTTATCCCTCCCGGCGGGCCGGGTGTCCGAATTGATACTCATGTTTATAATGGATATACTATTTCGCCTTTTTATGATTCTATGGTCGGTAAATTAATTGTTTTCGCGAAAAACAGGAAGGAAGCCATATCCCGTATGGACAGGGCGCTGTCGGAATTTGTTATTGAAGGTATTAAAACGACTATCCCTTTTCATCTTGAAATTTTCAGGGATGATTTGTTTAAAAGAGGAGAAATTGACACTCATTTTATAGAAAATGTCTGGGGCAAAAAATAAAAGGATTTAGAAATACAACAAATTTCAGGAGGATATTTATGAATAAGATTGACTTTGTGGAAATAATTGCAGAAAGGGTTAATCTTAATAAGCAGGAAGCCGGACAGGTTTTTGAAAGTATTTTAAGCGCTATGCGCCAGGCATTAAAAGAGGGCAAACGGATTGAAATCAGGGGGTTGGGGACATTTGGTGTCCGCACCCGCCGTCCAAGAATGGGGCGTAATCCGAGAACGGGGGAAAAAGTATCTGTTCCTTCCAAGAAGGTCCCGTTTTTTAAACCGGGAAAGGAATTTAAGATAATAGAAATAATTGATGAACAGCAAAAATGATTTATTAGTTTTAGTTAATAAACTCCCGGACAAGCCGGGAGTTTATTTTTTTAAGAGCAAAGGCAGTATAATTTATATAGGTAAAGCAGTTTCATTAAAAAAGAGAGTCCGCAGTTATTTTACATCTTCGTTGAAACCGCCTCATATTTTACGCATGGTGGAACAAATTGACGGCATTGAATTTACCATTACAGATTCAGAAGAATCCGCGTTAATTCTAGAGAGAGATTTAGTAAAAAAAACCCTACCGAAATACAATATTGAATTAAAAGACGATAAAGCATACCCCTATTTAAAACTGACAGTTAAAGAAGAATTCCCCCGCCTTATTCTTGTCAGGAGAAAAGAAGATGACGGCTCGAAATATTACGGGCCGTATACCCAGGCAAAAGACCTGAAAAAATTTCTGGGACTTATTAACCGTCTTTTTCCTTTAAGGGTTTGCAGGCTTGCCTGCCGCAGGCAGGGAACGGATAAAAAACCGTGCCTTAATTATTTTATACGGCGTTGTTTGGGGCCGTGCAGGGGAAATATAAACAGAAGTATTTATAAGCAATTAGTAAATAGTCTTGATAAAATACTTAAAGGTAAATATAAAAAAATATTCAAGGATTTAAAAGATAAAATGAACAACGCCTCGAAAGAAGAAAAATTTGAAGATGCGGCGTATTACAGGGATTATTTATTTTCGCTAAAGGGTTTAATCGAAAAACAGAAGGCCTTATCGTCCGGAGAACCGGGTAGGCCGGATTTTGTAAAAATTGACGGCGGGATAAAAAACAATATAAATGAAAAGCTGACAAGGTGTTTAAATTTGCCGAAAACCGTGAGGATTATTGAGGCTTTTGATATTTCAAATATTTCGGGAGAAAAACCTTGCGGGAGCCTGGTATATTTCAAAGATGGGATAGCGGTCCCGCGGGAATACAGGAGATTTAGAATAAAAACAATAGAGGGTATTGACGATCCCGGGATGCTGGCGGAGATAATCCGGAGAAGATATAAAAGGCAATTGGATGAGAAAGCGGGGCTGCCGGATATGATTATTGTTGACGGCGGTATAACACAGGTAAATTCGGCATATTCAGTTCTTAAAAAACTGGGGATTAAGGATATTCCTGTGTTTGGGCTTGCAAAAAAAGATGAAGTGTTATACAAGCCTTTTAAAAATGTCCCGTTAAGGCTTCCTTTTGATTCGGAGGAGTTGAATTATCTGAGAAGAATACGTGACGAAGCGCACCGTTTCGCGATAAAATATCACAGGCTCAGGAGGAAAAAAGATTTTTTGCCGGATAAATAAAATTTCAGACCATCTTATTTTTAAAAAAAACTTGTTTTGTTAAAAAATATTGTTATAATAAAACTGTTATGGGTTCAAAATCAAAAATATTGTTTATTTTAATTTTATTTACAATAACAAGCTGTGCCTATACTGCCAAATCTATACTTCCTGACAATATCCAGAATGTATCGATTTCCGTGTTCAGGAACGATACATATGAATACGGACTGGAAGAGAGGCTGACAGATAAAGTTATTCAAGAGTTTATTTCACACGGCAGGCTTAAGGTCACAAATATAGATGACGCTGACGCGTTAATAAAAGGGAAAATATTAGCTTATAATCTTTTGACAATAAAAACTGACGAATATAATAATCCTGTTGAAAAAAATTTGTCTATTTTTATTGAGGTTACATTCTGGGAAAAGGACGGTAAAGAACCTCTCTGGGTTGAAAAAGGGATAAGAGAGAATATTACCTATTTTACAACTTTAAGGGACGGGCAAATCACCATGACTGAGGAGGAGGCTAAACAAAAGGTGCTGGCAAAATTAGCAAAGTCTGTTGTTAGACGGGTGATTATAGGATGGTACTAAAAAATGCAAAAGTCAAAATGTAAAATGAAGAAACACGACGTAACTTTGGATAAATAGATTATTAAAATGAAGATAGATTATCAGATTCTTTTTAGAAAATTAAAAAAGGGGGAAATCGGCCCCCTCTATTTTTTTGCGGGAGGCGAGGATTTCCTGATTGAAACAGCGTTAAAATTAATTAAGGAAAAGCTGGTGGAAAAGGGAGAGGAAGAACTTAATTATGATGTGCTGTATGGTTATGAAACCGGCATTAATGAAATTCTGGAAAAAGCTGAAACAACCGGTTTTTTTGACAAAAAAAGATTGGTTATTGTCCGGGATGTAAATTCTTTAAAAGAAAAAGATAAAAAGGTCCTCATTTCTTATTTAGAAAATCCATCCCCGTCAAGCTGTCTTGTCCTTATTGATGAAAAGATAGATTCAAAAAATAAATTACAGGCGGTATTTTTATCATTAAAGGACGCGGTTATCTGCCATTTTTGGCCGTTATTCTCAAATCAGGTCCCTTACTGGATACAGGAAAATGTAAAACAGAAAGGGAAATCAATTTCTTTTGAATGTGCATGCGTTTTACAGGAATTGGCGGGAAATTACCTGAGAATTCTGGAGCGTGAAATTGAAAAACTGATTATTTACACGGGGGACAGAAAAAACATAGAGGAAAAAGATGCCTGGCAGATTATAAGTTTTGGGGACATCGAAAATATATTTAAATTAGCCGATGCCATAGGAGAAAACAGGCTTGACAAGGCGTTAAAAATACTCAATCAATTAAAGAACAAAAGCGATGATTTTATTGCTGTTATTGGTTTGCTGGCACGCCATTTTCGTATTATATGGAAAGTTAAAGAGATGAATGAGGAAGGTATAAGCCCGCTGGAAATATCCAAGATGATTAAGATAAACCCTTCATTTGTAAAAAATTATCTCCAGGAAATAAAGAATTTTTCGCGGGACGAATTAAAAAACATTTTTAAAAGAATACTGAAGGCTGATTATGAAATAAAAAGCGGTATCTTAAAACCTGAAACAGCTTTTGAGTCGCTGATAATTTCATTTAGGAAATGATATTATTAAGTTTTTGCCTCTGTTTTATTTTTGTTCAGATAAACCGCCAGGCGTGATTTTTTACGGGCGACATTTTTCCAGTGGATGATGTTTTTTTGCGAGGTTTTATCTAAAAGTTTTTCTGCTTCTTTATAAGAACTTTGTTTTTCTTCGAAGGTTTTTGCTGTGTAGATTTTTTTGATAGCGGTCCTTAAGGCCGATTTTGCTTGCTTGTTTTGCAAATTTCTTTTTTTATCTTTGCGTATTTGTTTTATTGATGCTTGATGTATTGGCATATTTAACCTTTCTGTTAATTAAAATTAAACAGAAATTATACAAGAATAATATTATGTTGTCAACTGTTTTATTGATAATATGAAAAATCACGAGATAGCCGTTATTTTTGAACATATTGCCGATATTCTCGAATTAAAAGGCGAGAACAGGTTCAGGATAAACGCTTATAGGAAAGCGTCACGGATACTCCATGACCTTACTGAGAATATAGAAGATGTTGACAGGGAGGGCAGGCTGAAAGAAATCAGCGGGATTGGAGCGGGTATGACCGAAAAAATTGAGGAATATCTAAAGGACGGCAAAATTGAAAGATATGAGGAATTAAAAAAAGAAATACCCAACGGCCTTGTAACGTTATTGTCTGTTTCCGGGTTAGGACCGAAAGGTGTTGCAAAGTTAAACAAAGAACTTGGAATAAAAAATATTGATGATTTAAAGAAAGCCATTCAAAATGGAAAATTACGCGAATTGGAAGGGTTTGGAGAAAAGAAAGAAGAAAATATTTCCAGGGGAGTGGAAATATTTGAAAGCAGCAAAGGGTGGATTCCCCTTGGTATGGCTTTTCCTGTAGCTGAAAATATACTGGAGCACCTGTTTTTAATTAAAGAGGTGAAAAAGGCGGTCCCGGCGGGCAGCCTGCGGAGGATGAAAGAAACAATAGGTGATATTGATATTTTAGTTACCGGCAAAAACGGCCATAAGATAATTGAACATTTTAAAAAGTATCCCGGGGTAAAGGAAGTTTTGGCATCAGGTGAAACCAGGGGAAGCATTCGCGTGGAAGAGGGGCTCCAGGTGGATTTGCGGTTTGTGCCTGAAGAAAGTTTCGGCTCGGCCCTCCAGTATTTCACTGGCTCAAAAAATCACAATATCAAACTCCGTGAAATGGCGAAAAAAATGGGGCTTAAAATTAACGAATACGGTGTGTTCCGCGGGGAAGAAAGGCTCGGAGGTAAAAGCGAAGAAGAGATTTATAAATTATTGAACCTTCCTGTAATGCCGCCTGAAGTACGCGAAGACCGGGGTGAAATAGAACTTGCCACAAAGGGAAAAACGCCGGATATAATTGAAAATAAGCATATACGGGGCGATTTCCATGTGCATTCCAGGGACAGTGACGGCAATAATTCACTCAGGGAAATTGCCGCGGCCGGCAAAAAAATGGGTTATGAATATATCGCGGTTACGGACCATTCGCAATCGCTCCATGTGGCGCACGGTTTGACTCCCGAAAGATTGGAAAAACAAATAGAGGAAATAGAAGCGGTAAATAAAGAAAATGAGGGAATCACGCTTCTTAAGGGGTGTGAGGTGGACATAAAAAACGACGGCGCGCTGGATTTCCCGGATAATTTGCTGGAAAAGCTCGATATCGTTGTTGTCTCGATCCATTCAGGGTTCACGCAGGATGAGGATAAACTGACCGGGCGGGTGCTTGACGCGATGGATAACCCGTTTGTCAGGATTTTTTCCCATCCCACAGGGAGGCTGATAGGCGAGCGCGACGCGTATAAAATCAATTTGGAAAAGGTCATAAAAAAAGCCAGGGAAAGAAATATAGCCCTTGAAATTAACGCGTATTATAAAAGGCTCGACCTGAACGACATAAATTCCAGGCGGGCGAAAGAAATCGGCGCGAAGCTCGTCATCGGCACGGACGCGCACCATACAGACCAGTTATGGATGATGAAATTCGGCGTAAGCGTCGCGCGAAGGGGATGGCTTGAAAAAAAAGATATATTGAACACATTCAGCCTGGAAAAATTGGGAAAGTGGCTTAAAAGCAAAAAGGTTAAATTCTAACCTAATCCGCCGACTTTAGTCGGCGGTGGGGCGTGGGGGTGAAAGCCCCACACAAGTAATGTCCACCAAATAGGTGATTATTGTGCTTACGGATCTTTTTTACCAAAAAAAGATTCTCCTTTATCTATTTTTGGTTAGGAGCTATGTTAACGGCATCACCCATTATATATAGCTCTATATCTGACGGGCACACCCTGTCATAATTACTATTGTGCGCAGAAAC includes the following:
- the rpsT gene encoding 30S ribosomal protein S20, producing the protein MPIHQASIKQIRKDKKRNLQNKQAKSALRTAIKKIYTAKTFEEKQSSYKEAEKLLDKTSQKNIIHWKNVARKKSRLAVYLNKNKTEAKT
- a CDS encoding HU family DNA-binding protein, which encodes MNKIDFVEIIAERVNLNKQEAGQVFESILSAMRQALKEGKRIEIRGLGTFGVRTRRPRMGRNPRTGEKVSVPSKKVPFFKPGKEFKIIEIIDEQQK
- a CDS encoding excinuclease ABC subunit UvrC; the encoded protein is MNSKNDLLVLVNKLPDKPGVYFFKSKGSIIYIGKAVSLKKRVRSYFTSSLKPPHILRMVEQIDGIEFTITDSEESALILERDLVKKTLPKYNIELKDDKAYPYLKLTVKEEFPRLILVRRKEDDGSKYYGPYTQAKDLKKFLGLINRLFPLRVCRLACRRQGTDKKPCLNYFIRRCLGPCRGNINRSIYKQLVNSLDKILKGKYKKIFKDLKDKMNNASKEEKFEDAAYYRDYLFSLKGLIEKQKALSSGEPGRPDFVKIDGGIKNNINEKLTRCLNLPKTVRIIEAFDISNISGEKPCGSLVYFKDGIAVPREYRRFRIKTIEGIDDPGMLAEIIRRRYKRQLDEKAGLPDMIIVDGGITQVNSAYSVLKKLGIKDIPVFGLAKKDEVLYKPFKNVPLRLPFDSEELNYLRRIRDEAHRFAIKYHRLRRKKDFLPDK
- the polX gene encoding DNA polymerase/3'-5' exonuclease PolX, with the protein product MKNHEIAVIFEHIADILELKGENRFRINAYRKASRILHDLTENIEDVDREGRLKEISGIGAGMTEKIEEYLKDGKIERYEELKKEIPNGLVTLLSVSGLGPKGVAKLNKELGIKNIDDLKKAIQNGKLRELEGFGEKKEENISRGVEIFESSKGWIPLGMAFPVAENILEHLFLIKEVKKAVPAGSLRRMKETIGDIDILVTGKNGHKIIEHFKKYPGVKEVLASGETRGSIRVEEGLQVDLRFVPEESFGSALQYFTGSKNHNIKLREMAKKMGLKINEYGVFRGEERLGGKSEEEIYKLLNLPVMPPEVREDRGEIELATKGKTPDIIENKHIRGDFHVHSRDSDGNNSLREIAAAGKKMGYEYIAVTDHSQSLHVAHGLTPERLEKQIEEIEAVNKENEGITLLKGCEVDIKNDGALDFPDNLLEKLDIVVVSIHSGFTQDEDKLTGRVLDAMDNPFVRIFSHPTGRLIGERDAYKINLEKVIKKARERNIALEINAYYKRLDLNDINSRRAKEIGAKLVIGTDAHHTDQLWMMKFGVSVARRGWLEKKDILNTFSLEKLGKWLKSKKVKF
- the holA gene encoding DNA polymerase III subunit delta, which produces MKIDYQILFRKLKKGEIGPLYFFAGGEDFLIETALKLIKEKLVEKGEEELNYDVLYGYETGINEILEKAETTGFFDKKRLVIVRDVNSLKEKDKKVLISYLENPSPSSCLVLIDEKIDSKNKLQAVFLSLKDAVICHFWPLFSNQVPYWIQENVKQKGKSISFECACVLQELAGNYLRILEREIEKLIIYTGDRKNIEEKDAWQIISFGDIENIFKLADAIGENRLDKALKILNQLKNKSDDFIAVIGLLARHFRIIWKVKEMNEEGISPLEISKMIKINPSFVKNYLQEIKNFSRDELKNIFKRILKADYEIKSGILKPETAFESLIISFRK
- the lptE gene encoding LPS assembly lipoprotein LptE, producing the protein MGSKSKILFILILFTITSCAYTAKSILPDNIQNVSISVFRNDTYEYGLEERLTDKVIQEFISHGRLKVTNIDDADALIKGKILAYNLLTIKTDEYNNPVEKNLSIFIEVTFWEKDGKEPLWVEKGIRENITYFTTLRDGQITMTEEEAKQKVLAKLAKSVVRRVIIGWY